The genome window CTTTCTAGAATTGCTACTATAGATCTTGCTAGGGATTTGACACCAGAGATTTTCACCTTGCTGGGTAGCGGCAAGGTTTTCGTCCGAAAGAAAGCAATTGGTGTGCTTTTGAGGGTGTTTGATAAATACCCAGATGCTGTGAGGGTGTGTTTTAAGCGTTTGGTTGAGAATTTGGAGAGTCCTGACTCGCAGATTGTGTCTGTGGCTGTTGGGGTGTTTTGTGAGCTTGCTTTGAGAGAACCCAGATCATATCTTCCGATGGCGCCTGAGTTTTATAAGATCTTGGTTGATTCCAAGAACAACTGGGTTTTGATTAAGGTGTTGAAGATATTTGCAAAGTTGGCTCCTTTAGAACCTAGGTTGGCGAAGAGGGTTGTTGAGCCAGTTTGTGAGCATATCAGGAGGACTGGGGCCAAATCATTGTTGTTTGAGTGTATTAGGACAGTGATGACCGGTTTGAGTGATTATGAATCTGCAGTGAAGGTTGTCGTTGTGAAGATTCGGGAAATGCTAGTTGATGATGATCCGAATCTCAAGTATCTTGCGTTGCAGGCACTTTCGGTGGTTGCCCCAAAGCACTTGTGGGCAGTGTTGGAGAATAAGGAGGTTGTGATTAAGTCTTTGAGTGATGTGGATACGAATATCAGGCTGGAGTCTTTGCGTCTTGTTATGGCAATGCTGTCTGAGAATAATGTGGCTGAAATTTGCAGGGTGTTGGTCAATTATGCTCTTAAATCTGATTCCGAGTTTTGCAATGAGATTTTGGATTCCATTTTATCAACATGCTGCAGTAATGTGTACGAGATTATTATTGACTTCGATTGGTATGTATCACTTCTGGGAGAAATGGCGAGGATCCCGCATTGCCAGAAGGGGGAAGAAATTGAGAAGCAGCTTATTGATATTGGTATGAGGGTCAAGGAAGTTAGACCAGAGCTTGTCCGGGTCAGTCGTGATCTGCTGATTGATCCTGCATTACCTGGTAATCCTTTCTTACACAGGATATTGTCGGCTGCTGCTTGGTTGTCAGGGCAATATGTTGAATTCTTGATAAACCCGTTTGAGCTCATGGAGGCACTATTACAGCCTCGTACAATTCTCTTGGCACCATTTATAAGAGCAATATATGTACAGTCTGCTCTTAAAGTTTTAGTCTTTTGTTTAAATTCTTACCTTTTGCAGAGGGGGAATACTGCTTCCTTTTCAACTTTTGATGGATTGGTTTTGGAACGAGATGACCCAGAGAGTTCTATTTTGGCATCATGTGATGCTCCTGTGCATTGCATACAGGATGAAGGATTCAACCCGAGGGTTTTAAATCAATCTTTTGAAGGTCTTTCTGTGGAATATGATGGGGAGGAAACTTCTACTCTTGGGCAGACATCTGCATTGTCTTCATTGAAGGACGGTTTCACACGTGAATCTATCATAAACCTTTTAAATCGAGTTGAATTGGCTGTGACTCCACTAACGGGAAGCTATGATGTAGAAATACTAGAGAGAGCACGGAATATACTTTGTTTCATCGAGTTGATTAGGCAAGAACTGCTTGATAGTCCAGTACACAAGGACGAAAGTTTGGAAAGTGAAGAAGCACAAGTGTCCCAAATCATCAAAGTGATGCATGATGCCTTTTCAAGTGATCTAGGTCCTGTCTCGGTGAGTGCTCAAGAAAGAGTTCCTGTACCAGATGGGTTAATGCTTGCAGAGAATCTTGAAGACTTGGAAAAAATCTTCGGTGATGTTCAACTACCTTCGTTAAGTTCATTTTCTCTTGGAAGCCCACAGTATGAGGAGAGAGCTGGTTTTTCTATTCCTatccatgaaagcaaagaagagCCAGCGCCATCGAACGAATCCACGTCTCTGCTTGCAGAGCACCGTAAGCAGCACGGTTTATATTATCTTTCCTCTGCGAAGAAGGAAGATAATTATCCACCTGCCAATGATCCTAAATTACAGGTTGATACTAATGACGATGACGAAGATCTAGTTAAATTActtgtttcaaagaaaaagcCATGTCATGCAAAGCCTCGGCCTGTGGTGGTGAAATTAGATGGAGATCAAGCACCTATTGCAGCCAACCCTCGCCCGAAGGAAGATGTGTTGTCTGGTACCGTGCAAAACGTTCTTTTAGGTAGCGACACCAATCCCACTTCATCTCAGAGTAAAGTATCCACCAAGTCATCGAgtaagagaaaaggaaaggagaaactAAATGTTGATTCTGCTAAAGAAAACTTGGGTGATGTTGAAAAGCATGATCTAGGAAACCCAAGTTCAAGAAATAGCAAGCACCATAGTCATGGTAAAGGGAGAAGACACGGAAGCCCAGGGAAGAAGGGAgatgaaagagaagaaaatggtcAGAAAGTGAAGCAGAAAAGTAGTCATAGACATAGTAAGCACCAAGCTCGACAACGAGCGGAAGTGCCTTTGAATGTGGTTGCACAAACACCGGTCGTTCCAGATTTTCTTTTGTAGTGTTAAAAAGGTTTGAATTTACTTTTTACTCATCATTTTCACAAAGCTTGTCCTTGTATACTGTTGAGGTTAATCCTGCTGTAGATTTATACATTCGGCTTTTCTGGTCTTGGTTTGTGTTTGCACAACTGTTGGGATTCCccttgtttatgtttttaagcGAGAGGATGGGAGTGAATTTCATTCGAGCTATGAAGTTTAAGGTTCTTTCTGATTTCTGTTTTGACTACTGATCAATATGGGTATGATTGAACAACAAAACGATAACAATCAAACCTTATTTCACTAAGTGGGATTGGCTATATGAATTCTAGAACGTCACTACGCTTATCTTTGCGCCAAGTCTTCCGTTAGATGTAAGTATCCCATATGTTTTTTTACAGTCTCTGTCTAAGTCTTCCCAGGTCTATTTTTACCTCTTGTCCTGAACTTCCGTCTCATAATCACATCATCTAACTGAAATATTTTTAGGTCTTcgttcacatgtccaaattaTTTTAACAGAGCAACTTTGTCATCACTTTCGTGTACATCGGACGGCATCCCTTTCGGGGTTACTTAGTGACCGATTCACTCGGCGTAGATTGACTGAACGCTGAAAGCCTTCCACTGGCAGGAGATCGTGTTTTTCAAGAAATGCTTTGgcaagaaataaaataatgagCATCACTCCTCATGCAAATATCACATGGCGTGTCAGCGGCGACTTTAAAGAAAGATTGGGAGCTACTGGAAAAAGCAGAGGCCCGCTTTAAGCAGTAAGGCTGCAGTTTGGAGGGGCTTTTGTACATTAGTTCCAATCTAATGCATTTCGAGTGCTAAGGTGGCTCTTACGTAGAGGGTACGAAGCTCCGATGATGCTCCTCCATGGCATGGATCATGAACCTAGCAGGAAAGAAAGGTGGTGCAGCACCATCGTAAAAGATTCCTTCTCCATACCCTCCATCCTAAAGGcataaatgcataaaaaatgcACGATAAATGCTAAGGAGAACTCTCTCAAAGTGAGAGACTCTTCATGGACTCTTCCGCACCTTacaatttaacgttaattttcgtaccaacattataaaatagtgTCAAAAACATGAGATGACAGAGAGTTTATAAGAAATCCCACTTTTGAGAATATCCTTAGTATTTCTCAAAAGACATAAATAGTGATTCCTCTTCTACTCTTCTAGTAGATCCAATCAAGACAGATCTAGTATGTTTGTGTTGGCATGAGCGCTCGGTAGGGTTAGCATGGTTCAACACTTCTCAGGGAGTATTTTTTGACCATTTAATTAAGAGTAATGCTAATAAGACTAAATTTGGAGACTAAATTGTAAAAACTAAAGAACTTGTAAGTTCATGATTTGTTTATTACTTAAGCTTTGATAGACATGCTCAtttctattagtgacacatcgtTTAGTTTGTAATCTTAGTTtctaaatttagtctccctagcattactaaAAAATTGGCTCAATTACAAATGACACTTTACTACAATAGCAAAAAGTAATGATGTATATGCATCTTAATGCGGGTGTGCCGCCGATTCTCTATTCCCCTAACAATATGATTTGtcgaaaagaaaattgaattggCTCATTTTAGGAATAAATTGAATAAGGAGTATTTATGGAAAATTATGGTAAAACTTGTAACACCAACGAGAAGGCTTGCaattttgatttcattttttatgAGCAAGATTGGGCATTGTAACAATAGAGATAGATAAgtgaagtttatttatttttattctatTATACTTTGAAAACAAATAACATATTTTTATTGGACTACCTTCCACCGGATAGTGTTTATTTATCTATTTTGTAAGCATCTTTAATCATGCTCTatattttatagaaaaaaaattatctaaaaTTATCAAAAAAGTTATTCTAACTAGAAGCTAGTTGTACTCTAATAATACTTAGAGTCATAATGATTATgagttaaaaattaattaacaccATGATTACAATAATAAAACCCTTTCATTTGATCACTATGTTATTAGGCCCGGCAAACCGGTTTTGTTGTCGTGTTTGTCTTATCTTTTGGCATACTCGTTATATTTGAATGGGAAACCCAACAATGACTCGTCTCGTCAACCGATTATCTACAGATAACCCGATAATGACCGAACTCATTAGCAAGTTGACCCACAACTTATTATTTTCGCATTGTTTCAGGTTAACGATTTGGGCAATAAGTTGACAGGATTATTAATATCAATCAAGCAATAGAAATCAATATTGCAAACTTCCTCTTTCGAACATAAGACAATATGtataaacaaaaaaagatgCTTAATCTGGCAAATGAAGCATATTCATGGCCTAAAGATCCGTTCATActattaaattaataattaacaatCACCCCTTGTACTGTTGTGCAGATACAAATAAAAACTTTGGCATATAATAACCCCCCACCCCAAAAATCCCCATGTACAGTAGGTTTTTTTCCCTGCCTGGGCTAAatcaagatttgaaaatttaatAAGCCCTCTCCAGTAGTAATTCCATTATGTATTATCTGTTACTGTATTAAATCAAATTCTTTGTCTACTTGCTAATCTCTGGCAAGAGGAATAAACCAGTAGGAATCAAGAATGATAACAAACCAACTCTACACTACTACAATATATGCTATCACCGTCGGAGTCAAAACCGACAAGAAATCAGATTTCTGTCGCAATTTTGGAAAAAATGCGACATAAAACAATGTAATGTCGCATTTTCAAAGCGACACTATTGCTAGCGTCACGAAAGGGCTTTAGCGTCGGTTTGGTGGCTTAAACCGACACTACATAGCGTCGCTTTAAAGCGACACTAAACTAACGTCGGTTTAAAGCGACGCATACTTACACGTTACGTCGCTTTAAGGAAACGTTCATTAGCAATTTAATTGTAAAATATAATTCCTACTGTCGCTTTTAAATGACactgaaataatattaaatcaaTTTAATATCCCATAAACCGACGCcaaataacaattaaataaataaaatatgcaacCGAATAACGGTCTTAACCGACACCACCtttgttaataataataaaaaaaacacacaaatcGCATTCTTCTTCGATTCATTGTAACAGaaaaattttatataattatattaattaatttcaaggtcaaaaaaaaaaacattaataaaaataattaaaaaaaaagtctgCCAACATacacaatattgtccatacattaatgaaaataattaacaataaaaataatgtcaaaatatacaaaaaccCATCCGTCATAACAACTACTAAATCCGACATTACAAACAtaacataaaaaacaaaaaagatagaACGATTAAAGTATCATATTTAACCGACAAAAAAGCGAACCAAATAAACTACGGAACCGAATCTGCGCCTGAACGTGGCACAGATCCTTCTCGCCCTTGAGGTCCTATATTTGATGCCAACATCCTCGACAAGTCCACATCAGATCCAACACCCGCAAGCATTTCAGCAAACCCCCCAGCTGGAAATTCAGGACAAGGCGCAGCCATCTCGGGTCGATATACTGGCACTTGATAAGGCGGCTCCTGCATGTAAGGCATGGGAGGCTGCTGCATGTATGGCATAGGCGGCTGCTGCATGTATGGCGTGGGCTGCATAGGCAGCGGATACATAGGATACGGAGGTTGCTGATTATAGCCAGCATAAGGATATGCAGGGGGCGGCTGACTTTGACCCGACTGTTGAGGAGGAGGCTGACTCTGGCCTGACTGTTGGGTTCCCGGGCTAAACGGTGGTTGTGGTTGTGCTTGTGGCTGAAATCTTTGGAAAAGCCACGCAAACAACTGACTTTGCTTGTTCTCTAGGTCCGAAATCcgtttattgttattttcatcCCTCAATTTCaactcattattttgagtcatcagCAATGCGATTGCACTGTTAGATGACCTCTTGGAGGAAATTGATGTAGAAGACGAAGAAGATGCATAGGAAACCATATCAGGAGTCACCCCATGACCGTATCCTTTGACTCTATTATACCTCTCAGGACCCATTGTGTCAACATACACTTGGGTCCTAAGATCTTCATTATCCTCTTGCCCCGACTGAATCAAAGTTTGCAGATTGCTCTCCATTGTTGCCTAgcattacaatttttaaaaagaaaaattcaatcgTAAAACAGAACAATAAGCTATAGATAATAAATttgaataataatgaaataCCAACACAGTAAAATAAATTACCCCTGTACGCTCCGATTCTTCATCAATCCAAGCTTCATTTTTTCGTGTATGACATTCACGAAAAAAGGTTACAGGATCAGCTTCTTTCCCATGCTTCTTCCgctttaccaaaaataaaatttcacacaAACAATTTTAGGCTAACCtcgttaaaattaaaatttataactattgaatatttaaaataacatttcttCAAATGGTACAATCCATACATATTCTTGCCGCTTTCTTGCAAAAGATTTTGTACCAGTAGTATGGttcattgttttcttttgccGATTAATCTTGTTTTTTTCAGCAACCtcctgaaaataaaaataaaaaaattattacacaAATTTATAGTTATAACGAAATAAACTACATCGTTTACCTTTGTTTTATCTCCACTCCAGTATGCCAACAAATTACCCCACTGGGTAGGATTCACATCAGGAGGAGGCTGGGGACGCTCCTCTGCAGCTCTGTtggtataatattttttttttaacttatttctGTACTCCTTATGTGCATGCTCAGCAACCTTAAGCGTCATAAAGCGGATCAAAGGCAATCTTGGTATATCAGCATCTTCAAAAACAATATTTCCCTAcatccataaaataaaaaataaaaaaaataaatcaaccaAGTCAAATATTATAACAATCATTGAATTATTCTTtcattttctaataaaaatataaatacctATACCTTAATTCTATTCCAAAAAGCTTCCTTATCTACATCCTTAATCTTACGCCAATGCTTCGCCAATGGGAGAATTCTGTGGTCTCTAACCTCCGATGCCACATATTTTGAAAATGCACTAGAGTTATCACTAACGCATTTTCCAGACATATCAAACGAACAAAGCTGTTTCGTCCATTTGGGAACTGAGGGTCCTCGCCTCCGTTGAGAAGTTCCTTGTTCATAACAAAACCACAgttaaaacaaaccaaaaaagttGGAAACAGATGTAAACTTTCAGTTTATAAGGATAATAGAAgattaaacacaaaaaaaaaaaaaaaaaacgaatccaATAATAATGTAGAAAAATAACCAGCTTCGACCTCCTCCCCTTCCACATGAAGTTCCTCATCACGTTGAGAATCACAACTACTATCCATAGCAAAACCAAAGGAAGAAGTGCGGAAATAGGAGTGAAGGGAGTGAAGGGAGTGAAGGGAGTGAAATGGGGAGTGAAGGGACTGAAATGGGGAGTGAAATGAGAGAGACGGAAATAGGTCGTAGAACCTTAAATATGCCAAAAAAATTAGCGTCGAAATATGCAACTATTACGTCGCTTCAAAGCGACACCACCTCTGCAACATTTTTGACTAGCGTCGAAATAGGGTAACATTGAGTCGCTTCAAAACGACGTTAGGTCTGACAGATTTAAATAGCGTCGAAATAGAGGCTAATTGCGTCGATTTGAACCGACGTTATTCTGACAGACAGTAATTGCAGTGGCCTCGGAATTGGACGTGCGAATGTGACTGAGGCTTCGAAATATGGGCATATTGCGTCGCTTAAAACCGACGTTATAGTCT of Malus sylvestris chromosome 6, drMalSylv7.2, whole genome shotgun sequence contains these proteins:
- the LOC126626807 gene encoding AP-3 complex subunit delta-like, whose translation is MAGSSLMENLFQRTLEDLIKGLRLQLIGESAFLSKALDEIRREIKSTDADTKANALHKLTYLSSLHFYNMSFAAFHVVELLSSTRFSHKKIAYHAAAHSFSDDTPVLVLITNQLRKDLTSTNELEVSLALECLSRIATIDLARDLTPEIFTLLGSGKVFVRKKAIGVLLRVFDKYPDAVRVCFKRLVENLESPDSQIVSVAVGVFCELALREPRSYLPMAPEFYKILVDSKNNWVLIKVLKIFAKLAPLEPRLAKRVVEPVCEHIRRTGAKSLLFECIRTVMTGLSDYESAVKVVVVKIREMLVDDDPNLKYLALQALSVVAPKHLWAVLENKEVVIKSLSDVDTNIRLESLRLVMAMLSENNVAEICRVLVNYALKSDSEFCNEILDSILSTCCSNVYEIIIDFDWYVSLLGEMARIPHCQKGEEIEKQLIDIGMRVKEVRPELVRVSRDLLIDPALPGNPFLHRILSAAAWLSGQYVEFLINPFELMEALLQPRTILLAPFIRAIYVQSALKVLVFCLNSYLLQRGNTASFSTFDGLVLERDDPESSILASCDAPVHCIQDEGFNPRVLNQSFEGLSVEYDGEETSTLGQTSALSSLKDGFTRESIINLLNRVELAVTPLTGSYDVEILERARNILCFIELIRQELLDSPVHKDESLESEEAQVSQIIKVMHDAFSSDLGPVSVSAQERVPVPDGLMLAENLEDLEKIFGDVQLPSLSSFSLGSPQYEERAGFSIPIHESKEEPAPSNESTSLLAEHRKQHGLYYLSSAKKEDNYPPANDPKLQVDTNDDDEDLVKLLVSKKKPCHAKPRPVVVKLDGDQAPIAANPRPKEDVLSGTVQNVLLGSDTNPTSSQSKVSTKSSSKRKGKEKLNVDSAKENLGDVEKHDLGNPSSRNSKHHSHGKGRRHGSPGKKGDEREENGQKVKQKSSHRHSKHQARQRAEVPLNVVAQTPVVPDFLL
- the LOC126625639 gene encoding uncharacterized protein LOC126625639 gives rise to the protein MDSSCDSQRDEELHVEGEEVEAGTSQRRRGPSVPKWTKQLCSFDMSGKCVSDNSSAFSKYVASEVRDHRILPLAKHWRKIKDVDKEAFWNRIKGNIVFEDADIPRLPLIRFMTLKVAEHAHKEYRNKLKKKYYTNRAAEERPQPPPDVNPTQWGNLLAYWSGDKTKEVAEKNKINRQKKTMNHTTGTKSFARKRQEYRKKHGKEADPVTFFRECHTRKNEAWIDEESERTGATMESNLQTLIQSGQEDNEDLRTQVYVDTMGPERYNRVKGYGHGVTPDMVSYASSSSSTSISSKRSSNSAIALLMTQNNELKLRDENNNKRISDLENKQSQLFAWLFQRFQPQAQPQPPFSPGTQQSGQSQPPPQQSGQSQPPPAYPYAGYNQQPPYPMYPLPMQPTPYMQQPPMPYMQQPPMPYMQEPPYQVPVYRPEMAAPCPEFPAGGFAEMLAGVGSDVDLSRMLASNIGPQGREGSVPRSGADSVP